A region from the Thermanaeromonas sp. C210 genome encodes:
- a CDS encoding LL-diaminopimelate aminotransferase: protein MEQAQRIQKLPPYLFARIEKKIEEARERGVDIISLGIGDPDMPTPSHVIAKLKEEAQNPENHRYPTSVGLLSFRQAIAGWYRERYGVELDPRSEVVTLIGSKEGIAHISFCYVDPGDVNLVPDPGYPVYGIGTLLAGGEPYLMPLKEERGYLPDLAAIPSEVARRAKLMFLNYPNNPTGAVVRDKFFHEVVEFAKSYDIIVCHDAAYSEITYDGYRAPSFLATPGAKDVGIEFNSLSKPYNMTGWRLGWACGRADVIEALGRLKSNIDSGVFQAVQYAGIEALTGPQDGLREVCRVYQERRDLVVDGLNSMGWRLSKPLGTFYVWAPVPAGYTSESFAETVLEKAGVIVTPGNGYGRHGEGYFRIALTIDKERIKEAFVRLRRALGQVRFD, encoded by the coding sequence ATGGAACAAGCCCAGCGCATTCAAAAGTTGCCCCCTTACCTGTTTGCCCGCATTGAGAAAAAAATCGAAGAGGCCCGGGAAAGGGGAGTGGACATTATAAGTTTAGGGATCGGGGACCCCGATATGCCCACCCCTTCCCACGTTATAGCCAAGTTAAAGGAAGAAGCCCAAAATCCTGAAAATCACCGCTATCCTACCTCTGTGGGCCTGCTGTCCTTTCGACAGGCCATAGCCGGCTGGTACCGGGAGCGGTACGGAGTTGAACTGGATCCGCGGTCGGAAGTGGTCACCCTGATCGGTTCCAAAGAAGGCATTGCCCATATTTCCTTTTGCTATGTTGATCCGGGAGATGTAAATTTGGTGCCCGATCCCGGCTATCCCGTTTACGGCATCGGTACCCTCCTGGCCGGGGGAGAACCCTACCTCATGCCCCTAAAGGAGGAGAGGGGTTACCTGCCGGATCTCGCGGCCATTCCCTCCGAGGTAGCCCGGCGCGCCAAGCTTATGTTCCTCAACTATCCCAACAATCCCACCGGGGCAGTGGTCCGGGACAAGTTCTTCCACGAAGTGGTGGAGTTCGCCAAGAGTTATGACATCATCGTTTGCCATGATGCGGCCTACAGCGAAATAACCTATGACGGTTATCGGGCCCCGTCTTTCCTGGCTACCCCGGGTGCCAAGGATGTAGGTATTGAATTTAACTCCCTTTCTAAGCCCTACAACATGACGGGATGGCGCCTGGGATGGGCCTGTGGACGTGCCGATGTGATAGAAGCCCTGGGCCGCCTCAAATCTAATATTGACTCCGGTGTGTTCCAGGCCGTCCAGTACGCCGGGATTGAGGCCTTAACCGGACCGCAGGACGGTCTGCGCGAAGTCTGCCGCGTTTACCAGGAACGCCGGGACCTGGTGGTGGACGGGCTGAACTCCATGGGCTGGCGTTTGTCCAAGCCCTTAGGCACTTTTTACGTGTGGGCTCCGGTACCGGCAGGCTACACCTCAGAGAGCTTTGCCGAAACCGTCTTGGAAAAGGCGGGAGTAATTGTGACTCCGGGGAACGGCTACGGGAGGCACGGGGAAGGATACTTCCGCATCGCCTTGACCATCGATAAGGAGCGTATTAAGGAGGCCTTCGTCAGGCTGCGCAGGGCCCTGGGGCAGGTCAGGTTCGATTGA
- the dapF gene encoding diaminopimelate epimerase, whose product MHFTKMHGLGNDFVLVNCFQERLPGDPGEVARRVCHRRFGVGADGLIFLLPSQVAELKMRIFNPDGSEAEMCGNGIRCLARFAYEEGLVPGPGIRVETLAGIIVPQLILEGGRVLGVRVDMGEPRLDRRDIPMSGEGEKAIDIPLEVEGEIVKATCVSMGNPHCVLFVPDVDTAPVSTWGPFLENHPLFPQRTNVEFIEILNPAEVKMRVWERGAGETMACGTGACAAVVAAALTGRTGRHVTVHLAAGDLAIEWAPDNRVFMTGPAVRVFDGVYRQES is encoded by the coding sequence TTGCATTTTACCAAGATGCACGGTCTGGGTAATGATTTTGTGCTGGTGAACTGCTTCCAGGAGAGGTTACCCGGGGATCCCGGGGAGGTGGCCCGCCGTGTCTGCCACCGGCGTTTTGGGGTGGGTGCCGATGGCCTTATTTTTCTCTTGCCCTCCCAGGTGGCCGAACTCAAGATGCGCATCTTCAACCCTGACGGCAGCGAAGCCGAAATGTGCGGCAACGGCATACGCTGCCTGGCGCGTTTTGCCTACGAAGAAGGTCTGGTGCCGGGGCCGGGCATCCGGGTGGAAACCCTGGCGGGAATCATAGTGCCCCAATTGATTCTAGAAGGAGGCCGGGTCTTGGGGGTACGGGTGGATATGGGGGAACCCCGCCTGGACCGCCGAGACATTCCTATGTCGGGGGAAGGAGAAAAGGCCATCGACATACCCCTAGAAGTGGAGGGGGAAATTGTTAAGGCCACCTGCGTTTCCATGGGCAATCCCCACTGCGTGCTTTTTGTCCCCGATGTTGACACCGCTCCGGTGAGCACCTGGGGCCCCTTCCTCGAAAACCACCCCTTGTTTCCCCAGCGAACCAACGTAGAATTTATAGAAATATTGAACCCGGCAGAAGTTAAGATGAGGGTCTGGGAGCGGGGTGCAGGGGAAACCATGGCTTGCGGTACCGGCGCCTGTGCCGCCGTGGTGGCGGCGGCCTTAACCGGGCGGACCGGCCGTCACGTGACGGTACACCTGGCAGCCGGCGACTTAGCCATTGAATGGGCGCCCGATAACCGGGTGTTCATGACCGGCCCGGCCGTCCGGGTTTTCGACGGTGTCTACCGGCAGGAAAGTTAG
- a CDS encoding calcium-translocating P-type ATPase, SERCA-type: MHVKSSRWYQMEPSQALQALRSNGEYGLTGEEARRRLKETGFNQLRGKSGVSPWQLFLRQFSDFMVWVLLGATVISLFLGEVADAVTIIAIVLLNAFLGIIQEYRAERSLEALREMAAPFARVIRDAQVQRIPARDLVPGDIILVEGGDRVPADALLLSSSNLEVEEAPLTGESQPVAKEPGPLPGEVSLADRRNMLYMGTVVTRGRAKALVVATGMATEIGNIAGMIQEVKEEETPLQKRLAQVGSWLVLACLVICGLMVVIGLGRGEDPYRMFLVGVSLAVAAIPEGLPAVVTVCLAMGVQRMARRRAIVRKLPAVETLGCATVICTDKTGTLTTNQMTVRQICVNDTVYEVTGTGYTPHGDILLDGHKAPVDGPLELLLKAAALCNNALLERNGLTVGGWFRGGRKRNRDWKISGDPTEGALLVMAAKGGIWREQLEKNGRRLIEIPFDSERKRMSVVYESRGRRRVYVKGAPDVLLNRCSSLLLEGGPVPLTSPWRRKIQAQNEVMARRALRVLALAYRDLPPSLPLTPEAVEENLTFIGLAGMSDPPRTEAREAIEVCRRAGIEVVMITGDHRLTAQAIARELGLPAEENNVMTGTELEALTDKELAVRAGEVAVYARTSPLQKLRIVRALKKIGHVVAMTGDGVNDAPAIKEADIGIAMGRSGTDVAKEAASMILADDNFATIVAAVEEGRGIYSNIRKFIRYLLSCNVGEVLTMFVTAVTGLPLPLLPIQILWINLVTDGLPALALGMDPGEPDLMARPPYRSGEGIFARGLGWRIISLGLQIGLVTVLVFLAGLALGDGDLATARTLAFTTLVFAQLFAVYECRSEDASPFAVGYFSNKHLVLATACSAVMQVLVIYWPPLQRVFHTAPLNLFHWALVLLAAGWRTYLQGIEHYFLRPLRRVVWLYFR, translated from the coding sequence ATGCACGTCAAGAGCAGCCGGTGGTACCAGATGGAGCCTTCCCAGGCCCTTCAGGCTTTGCGGAGCAACGGGGAATACGGTTTGACGGGCGAAGAGGCCCGGCGACGCCTGAAGGAAACGGGTTTCAACCAGCTTCGCGGGAAATCCGGTGTTTCTCCATGGCAGCTTTTCCTCCGGCAATTCAGCGATTTCATGGTGTGGGTTCTTCTGGGGGCCACGGTGATCTCCCTTTTCTTAGGTGAAGTGGCGGACGCCGTTACCATTATTGCCATTGTCCTCCTTAACGCCTTTCTGGGTATAATCCAGGAATACCGAGCAGAACGATCCCTGGAAGCCTTGCGGGAAATGGCCGCTCCCTTTGCCCGCGTTATCCGCGATGCTCAGGTCCAGCGAATCCCGGCCCGGGACCTGGTGCCGGGAGATATCATCCTGGTGGAAGGCGGGGACCGGGTGCCGGCCGATGCCCTGTTGCTGTCGTCCAGCAATTTGGAGGTAGAAGAAGCCCCTCTAACGGGGGAATCCCAGCCGGTGGCTAAGGAGCCTGGCCCTTTGCCTGGGGAAGTATCCCTGGCAGACCGCCGCAATATGCTGTACATGGGTACGGTGGTCACCCGGGGCCGGGCTAAGGCCCTGGTGGTAGCCACCGGGATGGCCACCGAAATTGGAAACATTGCCGGCATGATCCAGGAGGTTAAGGAGGAAGAAACTCCCCTGCAAAAAAGGCTGGCTCAGGTGGGGAGCTGGCTGGTGCTGGCCTGTCTGGTCATCTGCGGACTGATGGTGGTTATCGGGCTGGGCAGGGGTGAAGACCCCTACCGCATGTTCCTGGTGGGGGTTAGCCTGGCGGTGGCGGCCATTCCGGAAGGCTTACCTGCCGTGGTGACGGTGTGCCTGGCCATGGGGGTCCAGAGGATGGCCCGCCGCCGGGCCATTGTACGGAAGTTGCCGGCCGTAGAAACCTTGGGCTGTGCCACCGTCATCTGCACCGATAAAACAGGTACTTTGACGACCAACCAAATGACGGTCCGCCAGATATGCGTTAATGACACGGTGTATGAGGTAACGGGTACGGGGTATACTCCCCACGGAGATATCTTACTAGACGGGCACAAAGCACCGGTAGACGGCCCCCTGGAACTCTTATTAAAAGCTGCTGCCCTGTGCAACAACGCCCTTCTGGAGAGGAATGGTTTGACCGTCGGAGGATGGTTTAGGGGGGGCCGCAAAAGGAATAGGGACTGGAAGATAAGCGGCGATCCGACGGAGGGGGCCCTACTGGTAATGGCTGCTAAGGGGGGGATCTGGCGGGAACAACTGGAGAAGAACGGTCGCAGGCTGATAGAGATCCCCTTTGATTCCGAACGCAAGCGTATGAGCGTGGTGTATGAGAGCCGCGGCAGGCGCAGGGTTTACGTCAAAGGCGCTCCCGATGTGCTGTTAAACCGGTGCAGTTCCCTCCTCCTGGAAGGAGGGCCCGTACCCTTAACCTCCCCGTGGCGCCGCAAGATTCAGGCCCAAAACGAGGTTATGGCCCGGAGGGCTCTGCGGGTCCTGGCCCTGGCCTACCGGGACCTTCCGCCTTCCCTTCCTCTGACACCCGAGGCCGTGGAGGAGAATTTAACCTTTATCGGCCTGGCCGGCATGAGCGATCCCCCACGGACCGAGGCCCGGGAGGCCATAGAGGTCTGCCGGCGGGCTGGCATCGAAGTAGTGATGATTACCGGCGATCACCGTTTAACGGCCCAGGCCATAGCCCGGGAGCTGGGCCTCCCGGCCGAAGAGAACAATGTAATGACGGGGACGGAGCTCGAGGCGTTAACCGACAAGGAATTGGCCGTCCGGGCCGGAGAAGTCGCGGTTTATGCCCGGACGTCGCCCTTGCAAAAACTGCGCATTGTCCGGGCCTTAAAGAAGATCGGCCATGTGGTAGCCATGACGGGGGACGGGGTGAATGACGCGCCGGCCATCAAGGAAGCCGATATAGGCATTGCCATGGGCCGGAGTGGTACCGATGTGGCCAAAGAAGCCGCATCGATGATTCTCGCCGACGATAATTTCGCGACCATTGTGGCGGCCGTAGAAGAGGGCCGGGGCATCTACAGCAACATTCGCAAGTTTATCCGCTATCTTCTCTCCTGCAACGTGGGCGAAGTATTAACCATGTTTGTAACGGCGGTAACCGGCCTGCCCCTGCCGCTCCTTCCCATCCAGATTTTATGGATAAACTTGGTCACCGACGGACTGCCCGCCCTGGCCCTGGGCATGGATCCCGGGGAGCCGGATTTAATGGCCCGGCCTCCCTATAGGTCGGGTGAGGGTATTTTTGCCCGGGGTCTGGGCTGGCGGATAATCTCCCTTGGCCTCCAGATCGGCCTGGTTACCGTATTGGTGTTCCTGGCCGGGCTGGCTTTAGGCGACGGCGATCTGGCCACGGCCCGCACCCTGGCCTTCACCACCCTGGTCTTTGCCCAGCTCTTTGCCGTCTACGAATGTCGCTCCGAAGACGCGTCGCCCTTTGCTGTGGGCTATTTCAGCAACAAACATCTGGTACTGGCCACCGCCTGCTCGGCCGTCATGCAGGTTTTGGTGATCTACTGGCCTCCCCTACAGAGGGTTTTCCACACGGCACCGCTTAACCTTTTTCACTGGGCTCTGGTGTTGCTGGCTGCGGGCTGGAGGACCTATCTCCAAGGAATAGAACATTATTTCCTCCGGCCGTTACGGCGGGTGGTGTGGTTGTATTTCCGGTGA
- a CDS encoding Rqc2 family fibronectin-binding protein, whose amino-acid sequence MAVDGLFLSSVTAELSPWVGSRVDRVYQPDKDTIILHLRRGRETKRLLMSAHAEYCRLHFTDANPPNPPQPPLFCMVLRKHVQGGLLTAIQQVGLERVIELHFSSTDEVGRSVQRILVVEIMGKHSNIILLEPGGTIIDALRRYTHAVSRYREVLPGRPYVPPPPQGKRDPRSLDPEEFSRIIFQGSWEKSLKSLLVKSLDGIGLQTAVEILHRAGLSPDTTAEVCGEHEIARLWQALQEVLVSVQPSNWQPTVVRNRDRTAVAFAAFNLLQFGDLAREFFPSPSQACEVFYEEKRRENLFIGRRRSLSGLIERELRRCLKKEALQAETVAAAAGAEQWRLYGELIAANMYRLKKGMDSFTAENFYDPGVPELTIELDPSLTPAENAERYFSRYHKVKNAALQAALQLEQTREEMAYLNSVAQALEMAETLEDLEEIGQELVRAGYLPPEEKDKKPSGKTKEKERAGLSRPLQLLSGDGFTILVGKNNRQNDYLSLKLAKGEDIWLHAKDVPGSHVLIRTRGRPVPDRTLEEAAGLAAYFSRARQAKRVAVDYTLAKYVRKPPGARPGMVIYDHHHTVYVAPISPSMLTAASTGSGAEITGRPTTR is encoded by the coding sequence GTGGCTGTGGACGGCCTTTTCTTGAGCTCGGTTACGGCAGAACTCTCCCCCTGGGTGGGTAGTCGTGTGGACCGGGTATATCAGCCGGATAAAGATACTATTATCCTTCACCTGCGCCGGGGGCGGGAGACTAAAAGACTCCTAATGTCTGCCCATGCGGAGTATTGCCGCCTCCATTTTACCGACGCCAACCCGCCCAATCCCCCCCAACCTCCCCTGTTTTGCATGGTCCTGCGCAAGCACGTGCAGGGTGGTCTCCTTACCGCCATACAACAGGTTGGGCTGGAGAGGGTAATAGAACTGCACTTCTCCTCGACTGATGAGGTGGGCCGCAGCGTACAACGCATCCTGGTGGTGGAGATCATGGGCAAGCATTCCAACATCATCCTCCTGGAACCGGGCGGCACCATCATCGACGCCCTGCGTCGGTACACCCATGCCGTGAGCCGCTACCGGGAAGTACTCCCGGGCCGGCCCTACGTGCCTCCCCCGCCCCAGGGCAAGAGGGACCCCCGGAGCCTGGATCCGGAAGAATTTAGCCGAATAATCTTCCAGGGCTCTTGGGAAAAGTCCTTAAAATCCCTTCTAGTAAAATCCCTCGACGGCATAGGCCTCCAGACTGCGGTGGAAATCCTTCACCGGGCTGGTTTGTCGCCGGACACAACCGCCGAGGTCTGCGGCGAGCACGAAATAGCCCGCCTCTGGCAGGCCCTCCAGGAGGTGCTGGTGTCCGTGCAGCCCTCGAACTGGCAGCCGACGGTCGTCAGAAACCGGGATAGAACCGCGGTGGCCTTTGCCGCCTTTAATCTTCTACAGTTCGGGGACTTGGCCCGCGAATTTTTTCCGTCCCCTTCCCAGGCCTGCGAAGTTTTTTACGAGGAGAAAAGAAGGGAAAATCTCTTCATCGGTCGCAGGCGTTCTTTGTCCGGCCTTATCGAGCGAGAGCTAAGGCGCTGCTTAAAAAAAGAGGCCCTCCAGGCCGAAACCGTAGCGGCTGCTGCCGGAGCCGAACAATGGCGGCTTTACGGAGAACTCATTGCTGCCAATATGTACCGCCTCAAGAAGGGGATGGATTCCTTCACAGCCGAAAATTTTTACGACCCGGGAGTCCCGGAGTTAACTATCGAGCTTGACCCCTCCCTTACCCCTGCAGAGAATGCCGAACGCTATTTTAGCCGCTATCATAAGGTTAAGAACGCGGCCCTCCAGGCCGCCCTCCAGCTTGAACAAACGCGGGAGGAGATGGCCTATCTTAATTCGGTGGCCCAGGCGCTGGAGATGGCTGAAACCCTGGAAGACCTGGAGGAGATCGGCCAGGAACTGGTCCGGGCGGGCTATCTGCCGCCCGAGGAAAAAGACAAAAAACCCTCTGGGAAAACCAAAGAAAAGGAGCGCGCGGGTCTTTCCCGTCCCCTGCAGCTCCTTTCCGGCGACGGTTTTACCATCCTCGTGGGTAAGAATAACCGGCAGAACGATTATTTAAGTTTAAAGCTCGCTAAGGGGGAGGATATCTGGCTCCACGCCAAGGATGTCCCGGGATCCCATGTCCTCATCCGCACCAGGGGACGGCCGGTCCCCGACCGCACCCTGGAGGAAGCAGCGGGCCTCGCTGCTTACTTCAGCCGGGCCCGCCAAGCCAAGCGAGTGGCAGTAGACTACACCCTAGCCAAGTATGTTCGCAAACCGCCGGGTGCCAGGCCAGGTATGGTGATCTACGACCATCACCACACTGTCTATGTGGCGCCCATTTCCCCCAGTATGCTGACAGCGGCCTCCACCGGGTCGGGGGCCGAAATTACCGGACGTCCCACCACCAGGTAG
- the pyrF gene encoding orotidine-5'-phosphate decarboxylase translates to MSNRDKLIVALDVADLGAAEKLVAKLAPYVGMFKVGLELYTAAGPAAVHMIKERGGRVFADLKLHDIPNTVARAARALVRHGVDMLNVHAAGGSQMLRAAVEAVKDEADGQGRRAPLLIAVTVLTSLDEAGLREEVGVRRGLVEQVVFWARLARECGLDGVVASALELEAIRRACGPDWVIVTPGIRPQGSRSDDQSRVLTPGEAVRRGASYLVVGRPVISAPDPVEAAVSILGEMGAT, encoded by the coding sequence TTGTCAAACCGGGATAAACTGATTGTCGCTTTAGACGTAGCCGACTTGGGGGCGGCAGAGAAACTGGTGGCCAAGCTCGCCCCTTATGTAGGCATGTTTAAGGTGGGTTTGGAACTTTATACGGCGGCGGGCCCGGCGGCCGTCCACATGATCAAGGAACGGGGCGGGCGGGTTTTTGCCGACTTAAAGCTCCACGACATACCCAACACCGTTGCCCGGGCCGCGCGGGCCCTGGTGCGCCATGGGGTGGATATGCTGAACGTCCACGCTGCAGGCGGCAGCCAAATGCTGCGGGCAGCGGTAGAGGCCGTGAAGGACGAGGCGGACGGGCAGGGGAGACGGGCTCCCCTCCTCATTGCCGTGACGGTGCTTACCAGCCTGGACGAAGCCGGCCTCCGGGAGGAGGTGGGGGTTCGCCGGGGCCTGGTGGAGCAGGTAGTGTTCTGGGCCCGCCTGGCCCGGGAATGCGGCCTGGACGGGGTGGTGGCTTCGGCCCTCGAGCTGGAAGCCATTCGCAGGGCCTGCGGGCCGGATTGGGTCATCGTTACCCCGGGAATCCGGCCCCAGGGCAGCCGGAGTGACGACCAGAGCCGGGTGCTGACGCCGGGAGAGGCCGTACGCCGGGGCGCCTCCTACCTGGTGGTGGGACGTCCGGTAATTTCGGCCCCCGACCCGGTGGAGGCCGCTGTCAGCATACTGGGGGAAATGGGCGCCACATAG
- the carB gene encoding carbamoyl-phosphate synthase large subunit has protein sequence MPLRKDLRKILVIGSGPIVIGQAAEFDYAGTQACRALKEEGMEVVLVNSNPATIMTDAQMADRVYLEPLNLDFVAQIIRRERPDGLLPTLGGQVGLNLALQLAEAGVLEEAGTRLLGTPLEAIRRAEDRQQFKALMEAIGEPVPASRIVTRWEEALEFAAQNGYPLIVRPAYTLGGTGGGVARDEEELKAIVTKGLHLSLIHQVLVEQSVAGWKEIEYEVMRDGADNCITVCNMENIDPVGIHTGDSMVVAPSQTLSDKEYHMLRAAALKIIRALGIEGGCNTQFALDPQSRQYYVIEVNPRVSRSSALASKATGYPIARVAAKVALGYTLDEIPNAVTRQTTACFEPALDYCVIKLPRFPFDKFAGADRTLGSQMKATGEVMAIDRSFEGALLKAIRSLDLKVDGLWLENWARFNDECLRQKIAEADDERLWAIAEGLRRGWSIEELNSLTGIDPFFLAKIRNIVQLEVRLREAGPALTAELLRRAKERGLSDARVARLAGLEEAEVRRRREQNNLQPAYKTVDTCAAEFEADTPYFYSTYGGGEDEGEAAPGPKVAVLGSGPIRIGQGIEFDYSCVHAAWALRRAGVTSIMINNNPETVSTDFDTSDRLYFEPLTPEEVVNVLRKEQPQGVVVQFGGQTALNLARAVEAAGFKILGTSVEDIDRAEDRQKFDALLEELQIPRPPGGTAVSLEQVTRLAKELGFPLLVRPSYVLGGRAMEIVHHEGELLEYATTAIRVAPEHPVLVDKYLPGLELEVDAVSDGEEVLIPGIMEHVERAGVHSGDSIAIYPARSLTPEWEEKVTAYTLKLARALRIKGLLNIQFVLHRGELYVLEVNPRSSRTVPYLSKVTGVPMVALAVNIMLGRTLKEQGYRGGLWPTGGYTAVKVPVFSFGKLWQVDTFLGPEMKSTGEVLGIDPCFEIALYKGLVAAGYAVPERGTLLATIADKDKAEAVPLLREFAQLGFKIVATAGTAGALAAAGLFVERVGKIREGSPNILDYIRSNRVHLIINTLTRGRMPERDGFKIRRAAAEMGLPCLTSLDTARALLQALRRGRAVSVKPLQEYVRSRE, from the coding sequence ATGCCTTTACGGAAAGACCTGCGGAAAATCTTGGTCATCGGCTCAGGGCCCATCGTCATCGGCCAGGCAGCGGAGTTTGATTATGCCGGGACCCAGGCCTGCCGCGCCCTCAAGGAAGAAGGTATGGAAGTAGTCCTGGTGAATTCCAACCCGGCCACCATTATGACCGACGCTCAAATGGCCGACCGGGTGTACCTCGAACCCCTAAATCTAGATTTCGTAGCCCAAATTATTCGGCGGGAGCGCCCGGACGGCCTTCTGCCCACCCTGGGGGGCCAGGTGGGTTTGAATTTAGCCCTGCAACTGGCCGAGGCGGGCGTCCTGGAGGAAGCAGGTACTCGCCTCCTGGGTACCCCGCTGGAGGCCATCCGGCGGGCCGAAGATCGGCAGCAGTTTAAGGCACTCATGGAGGCCATCGGCGAGCCTGTTCCCGCCAGCCGCATTGTTACCCGCTGGGAAGAGGCTTTGGAATTTGCCGCTCAAAACGGTTATCCCCTCATTGTAAGGCCGGCCTATACCCTGGGCGGGACCGGTGGCGGCGTGGCCCGCGATGAGGAAGAATTAAAAGCGATTGTCACCAAGGGTTTGCACCTGAGCCTCATCCACCAGGTGCTGGTGGAACAGTCGGTGGCCGGGTGGAAAGAGATAGAGTACGAGGTCATGCGGGACGGAGCCGACAACTGTATTACCGTCTGCAATATGGAAAACATCGACCCGGTGGGCATCCATACCGGGGACAGCATGGTGGTGGCTCCCTCCCAGACCTTATCCGATAAGGAATATCACATGCTGCGTGCGGCGGCTTTAAAAATCATTCGGGCCCTGGGAATAGAGGGCGGCTGCAACACCCAATTTGCCCTGGATCCCCAAAGCCGTCAATATTACGTTATCGAAGTTAATCCCCGGGTCAGCCGTTCTAGTGCCCTGGCTTCCAAGGCTACCGGTTATCCCATTGCCCGCGTGGCGGCCAAGGTGGCCCTGGGTTACACCTTAGACGAGATACCTAACGCCGTTACCCGGCAGACCACCGCCTGCTTCGAGCCGGCCCTGGACTACTGCGTGATCAAGCTTCCCCGGTTCCCCTTCGATAAATTTGCTGGCGCCGACAGGACCTTGGGCAGCCAGATGAAGGCCACCGGGGAAGTAATGGCCATTGACCGTTCCTTTGAAGGAGCCCTCCTCAAGGCCATCCGGTCCCTGGATCTCAAAGTCGACGGCCTGTGGCTGGAGAATTGGGCCCGCTTCAACGACGAGTGCCTGAGGCAAAAGATTGCCGAGGCTGACGACGAACGGCTCTGGGCCATAGCGGAGGGCTTGCGCCGCGGCTGGAGTATCGAAGAGCTAAACTCCCTAACAGGCATAGATCCCTTTTTCCTGGCCAAAATCAGGAACATCGTTCAACTGGAAGTTAGATTGAGGGAGGCGGGACCCGCCTTGACGGCGGAGCTTCTGCGCCGGGCCAAGGAAAGGGGCTTGAGCGATGCCCGGGTGGCCCGCCTGGCGGGCCTGGAGGAGGCCGAAGTGCGGCGCCGGAGGGAGCAGAACAATTTACAACCGGCCTACAAGACGGTGGATACCTGTGCCGCTGAATTTGAAGCCGATACGCCTTATTTTTATTCCACCTATGGCGGCGGGGAAGACGAAGGAGAAGCCGCGCCAGGACCCAAGGTGGCGGTACTGGGTTCCGGGCCCATCCGGATAGGCCAGGGTATCGAGTTCGACTACAGCTGCGTACATGCAGCCTGGGCCCTGCGCCGGGCCGGCGTCACCTCTATCATGATAAATAATAATCCTGAAACCGTGAGCACCGACTTCGATACCTCCGACCGCCTTTACTTCGAGCCCCTCACTCCGGAAGAGGTTGTCAATGTATTGCGCAAGGAGCAACCCCAGGGAGTGGTGGTGCAGTTCGGCGGCCAGACGGCCCTTAACCTGGCGCGCGCCGTAGAGGCCGCGGGCTTCAAAATCCTGGGGACGTCGGTGGAGGATATCGATCGGGCCGAAGACCGGCAGAAGTTCGATGCTCTTCTAGAAGAATTACAAATCCCGCGACCCCCGGGAGGCACGGCCGTCTCACTGGAGCAGGTGACCAGGCTGGCCAAAGAGCTGGGCTTTCCCTTGCTGGTGCGGCCTTCTTATGTGCTGGGCGGCCGGGCCATGGAGATCGTCCACCATGAAGGGGAGCTCCTAGAATATGCTACCACGGCTATAAGGGTAGCGCCGGAGCATCCGGTGCTGGTGGATAAGTACCTGCCGGGCCTCGAATTAGAGGTGGATGCCGTGAGCGACGGGGAAGAAGTGCTGATCCCCGGTATTATGGAACACGTGGAGCGGGCGGGGGTCCATTCCGGCGACAGTATTGCCATCTACCCGGCCCGCTCTTTAACCCCGGAATGGGAAGAAAAAGTGACAGCCTATACCCTGAAATTGGCCCGGGCTCTGCGGATAAAAGGATTGCTCAACATCCAGTTCGTCCTCCACCGGGGAGAGTTGTACGTTTTGGAAGTGAACCCCCGTTCGAGCCGGACGGTGCCTTATCTCAGCAAGGTTACGGGGGTGCCCATGGTGGCCCTGGCCGTCAACATTATGCTGGGCCGCACCTTAAAGGAACAGGGTTATCGGGGAGGGCTGTGGCCTACAGGCGGTTATACGGCCGTTAAAGTGCCGGTCTTCTCCTTCGGTAAGCTGTGGCAGGTGGACACCTTTTTGGGGCCGGAAATGAAATCCACGGGGGAAGTGTTGGGCATCGATCCGTGTTTTGAGATCGCCCTCTATAAAGGGCTGGTGGCCGCGGGGTATGCCGTTCCGGAAAGGGGTACGTTACTGGCTACTATTGCGGACAAGGATAAGGCCGAGGCGGTCCCCTTGCTCAGGGAATTTGCGCAGCTGGGATTTAAGATCGTGGCCACAGCGGGCACGGCGGGCGCCCTGGCTGCCGCCGGCCTCTTTGTAGAGCGGGTGGGTAAGATCAGGGAGGGCTCGCCCAATATCCTGGACTACATTCGCAGCAACCGGGTTCACCTCATCATTAACACCCTTACCCGGGGGAGGATGCCGGAGCGGGACGGGTTCAAAATCCGGCGGGCGGCGGCGGAGATGGGGCTTCCCTGCCTCACCTCCCTGGACACGGCCCGCGCCCTCCTGCAGGCCCTGCGCCGCGGCCGCGCAGTGTCAGTAAAGCCCTTGCAGGAGTATGTCCGGTCGCGCGAATAA